The Quercus robur chromosome 3, dhQueRobu3.1, whole genome shotgun sequence DNA segment atagcttagttaagcactgtcatgcattgttTTCGCATTTTATTCATTAAGCATAATGTgtgccttttatttttggtcataaaatattttttgaaaatccaaaaagatttttatttcttttgtattaCACATCATGGACTTGTAGTTGAGGTTGGTCATATTATCTTTGCATAACATGCTTATGTACCTTTTTTagtttggatgagcttattttttgacactttgctagttttaactatgtagtgcatgttgtgtgggagttgtttatagtttttatcacatgatcttgatttagaagtcacatgcttttaattgtaaggactaaaaaatcctaagaaaaaAGCATAAATAACAATCTCactactgtttactagccaattttgaacaccttagtgcatatcgtaagattttgtgcttgagaaagagtagcacatgcacaaaaagaaaataaggtgtagccttgaaattaaaagagagagagagagagagagaaagagagagagagagagagagagagagagagagaaaggcaaAGAAGTAAAATAATGCATGTACACTAtaaggctaaaaaaaaaaaaaaaaaaattacatgattgcaagcttattttctaggagatgtaggagttatatgatgtaactctttaggtgacaGTCACTTTTAAACTTATATGATGAATAATTTAGAAATTGTAATTGAttactatttacatatcacctcacatgtatctcatgttgttactagttgcacacacttcacaagttattttttgctaaacttagtatatgaaattgtgtgtgaatttggtttggccatccaagattatgtTTTCTATGGTGATTGATTCAAAATATGTTAAAGGATGGGCAAAAATTAGGTTTTTGATGATTAAAAACCTTGTTTTGAAGTTCTGGGTTGAAAactcatgtttttgaaaaacatttaaactcattcttaggcatttcattcatgaaattcCTTGGTTTGAGTAGTTTCTGCACAATCTTTTGCAGtttttctaaaaattcaaatttctagAATTTCGGTCGATCGAAAATCCCTTGATTTTTAATGCTCTGGGCTTGACTTGATTGGTATTCGATCGATGCTCAACTGATcgaaattggaaaattttcagtttttagatttttgaccaaaatttttcatgcatcatttgtgtttaggattcacatgcattgcatttttttttttttttttatccatctTGCATTTTTGCAGtcgtatctttttttttttttttttttttcacacataacatgcacacactttgctaaattgggtgctcaacttgatttaaaatttgatttattaatttttgagccctttgtacattttagtatatgttatttttcttgatatgtGAAATGCTGAAAACTGaggaaaattcttttttttttagatatgatggataataatttttcaaatattttctctacttgaTTTGAGTTCAAAAGACCATCTGTTTttgggtcacatagtgtcaagcttgcatatattgaaagagaaaatatttgtattcatgtgtaacctcaattttttttttttttttgtgtggtttgtctctctttcttttccccaCCTCTTgaattttccccaaaactgtttttcccaaaacatgttttgtttttccgaTTTTTATAGGGCGAGAAActtgtttttaacctttgttcTTCATAGAGAAGTTGTTGCTCTTCACAGGGGGAGTTGCCTAAGGAGTATGCTCACTTTTTTTCTGCAATCAGGGCTCGAAGTTAATCATTcatatgaaaaaattttgattgaaaatgcCAAAGGAAATTTGCATTCCAAGGCAATGTATGCCTCATCAAACCAGAATGTGAATCATTCATAGGCACAAATGTGTCTGAATTCAGAAGGAAATCGAGGTCGAGCAAGAAATTCACATAACCGTGGTGGAGGAGGAAGGTTCATATAGGTAATGCCTCTCTTAGCACTAAATACCATAATTTCCAACTTAGAAATGTGTTACGTGTGCCTAGTATTGCTTCTAATCTACTCTCAGTTCACAAATTATGCTTGTGTAACAATTGTCATTTTGATGCTATAAATTCCAATGTCAGGACATTCTGATAGGAAAATATTCTACGAGGGTTTGAGTGAAAATGGAGTCTATCCAATATACTCAAAACCCAAAGCATCAACTGCATCTTCATCACCTTCACATTTCAATACATGTCCTGGTTCATCTGCCCAATCAAAGAATCAAAATCAGTAACTTTGTGTAAATTCTGTAAATAGGTTTCTTTCCAAAAAGTGGATGCCATGGCATCACAGACTAAAACACCCTAGTGATAAAGTTCTTGCTCTGGCAgttcattttctttcaaaatcatgTACTGCAAATAACTCTGATGTGCATTGTAGACACTGCCTTTGCTAAATCTGATTTTTCAGTCTTCTAAACCTTTAGAATTAATCCACTGATGTATGTGGTCCAGCTCCAACACAATTATCAATAGTTTTAAATACTATCTTGCACTTGTTGATGATTTCACCAAGTTTACTTGGATTttcttgttgaaattgaaatctgATTTCCTATTTACTTTCAAACATTTTACAGGAACCATTGAAAATCTTATTGATCATATAATCAAAATTCTTAGATCTGAATTGTGGGGGTGAATTCACTTCTAATgcctttaatgattttttcTCTAATCATTGTATTACTCACCAATTATCATGCCCTCACACACCcccaacaaaatggagtggctGAAAGGAAACATAGGCATCTTGTTGTGTGTGCTTTGACCATGCTTTCTCACTCAAATTTACCTACCACTTATTGGTCATATGCTATTTCTACTGTTGTGCATCTGATAAATTGACTACCCACTCCTTTACTTCATAATCTTTCACCTTGGGAGCTCCTCTTTAAGGCCAAACCAGATTTATTACACTTGAAAGTTTTTGGGTGTACTTGTTTTCCTCTTCTTAAGCCTTATAATACCCATAAATTTCGACCTCACACTTCTCCTCGTGTATTTTTAGGTTACCCTCCCACTCAAAAGGTTACAGATGTCTTTTATTGCACTCTTGTTCTCAATCAATTCTTCAGCCCTTTACTCAATCTAATTCCACTGCACAATCCTCTTCTACTCTACCTGTACTGAAACCTTCACCTTTACCTTCAGTTCCACTAGTTTCTGCAGAAACTAGGTCCCAGCATGCCTATCCTTCTCCACCAGCCACTTCTACACCAGATATTTCCCAACCAGAACCTTCTCATACTACATCCTTATCAGGCACAAACAAACATCCTACGGTAACTTCATTACTATACCACATAACCCCCCTCAAATAAAATTGCAGCCCAATTCCCACACTGGTTTGCACCTGTGAATGAAGAATATGATGCCTGTATAACATGGCCTAAGCAATTATCTTCTTGCATTCACGCGTTTTAGCATATATTTGCATAAAATACTTTCTTAATATGGGGGACTGATAAAGaaaatagaattgataaaatttgacatatgatCAAATTAACTGGCCATTAAAGAGATCCTCATATCAATTTGCAGTTCTAATCATAAGAACTTATAGCTTCAAACAGCTTGGGAAACAaacataaatacacaaaatagaTTTAATGCAATGCTTCATCCACTAGAACATCTTTTAATCTCTTGCAACTTCGATAAGGCTTCTCTCATAGTAAAACGTCCTTTCGATGAATCAGCAGCACAAGACAGTCCAACTCTCACCATAGAAGCCACGCACTCTTCACCTCTGAAAGCaatgttgtttttgttcttgctgCTGCTATCATCACCAGAAGAATAATTAGCACTGCTGTTTTGCAAAAAAGATTCATTATCCTTGAAAAGCTTTGGATCAGCAATATCCAAGATTTTACTCTCATGCACTTCGGAGATGAACTTGTTTATGCTTAAACCTTCCTGGAAAATCCCATCTGTGGGCTTCTTGGCAATGATCATCTCAAGCAGCAGTATCCCAAAACTATAGACATCCCCGCTGGTTGAAGCCTTTCCACCCAAGCCATACTCTACAACAGAATTTCAGGATATTAGGATCAAGTATTTCCAACCAGAAATGATAAAAGCTTGAGGAAAAAATGTGGAAACATAGggtgttaatttttaaaatttaaatgtagCAAGCGAGGTAGAGTAGAACATTGTTTGAACTGTGAATGTAATCGCTAAACCCTTTTAAGTTTCATAAAGTAAGATCCACAACATACCTGGAGCAATATAACCAATTGAGCCTTTTAGTCCGATTGTGCTACTCCCAGTCTGTGATGAATCATGAGAGAGAAACCTTGCTAACCCAAAATCTCCTACATGAGCAGTCATATCTTCATCTAAAAGCACATTTCCAGGTTTCAAGTCGCAATGGACTACAGGTGGGCCACAATCATGATGTAGGTAATCTAACGCAGAAGCTACATCAATAGCAATATTCAGTCTCTGGGTCAAGGTCAGAGTTGATCCACACTCAACATCCTCTGGGTACAACCACTTATCCAAGTTACCATTAGACATGAATTCCATAGCTAAAGCCTTGAATTCAGCTCCTGTGTGATCAATGCTGGAGCAAGAAGTGAAGACCTTAACAAGGTTCCGATGCCGGATGTTTCTGAGAGCTTCACATTCTGTGACAAAACTCTTGGAAGCTTTGCTTTGTGTCAAGTCAAGAACCTTGACTGCAACTGTGGTGTGGATTCCACTTTCACCAGTACTGAAAACAGCTCTATATACAGACCCAAAAGCTCCCCTCcctatcaaattttttgtgtcaaaCCCGTTTGTTGCAAGCTGGATTTCAGAGTAAGATAGCCTTGGCGGTAAACCCTTCAGTTCAGATGATGAACTTTGATTGTTTAttgtctttctcttctttttggtgATCACTGCACATACTAAACACGATGCACACACAAGCACAATGAAAGAAGAGGTTGGAATAATGACTTTGAGCACTAAATCTGAGTTCGATTTTGTTTTTGTCACACAAGTAGTGACTCTTAGCTTTTCTGCAGTCTCATGGTCAAATACGCAGAGCTGTTTGTTTCCCTGGAGAGAATCCCAGCTGATGTTGGCAAAGACACCATTTTTCGGTACTTCTCCTTCCAAGCTATTGAAAGACAAATTTAACATCTGCAAAGCATTGAGGTTCTCCAATTCTGTCGGGATTAGGCCAGAGAGATTGTTGGAAGAAAGATCCAAGCTCTCCAGTGCTGCTAGATTTTCCAGTGACTTTGGTATTGAGCCAGTTATCCTGTTTCTTGCAATGTTGAGATATTGCAAAATTGAGTATCTCTCGGTTATTGCAGGAATATTTCCGGATAGCTGGTTTCCAGAAATGTCCATGAATTCAAGCTGTCTCAAATGGCCAAATTCATCGGGCAGAAAACCGCTTAAGCTGTTATTTGCCAACAGCAAAAATTTTAGCTGGGGAAGCTCAAAAATTTGCTTTGGAATGCTGCCACTGAGGGCTGTCCTTTGTAGAACAAGCATCTCTAATCGCTGGCATGTTGCTATACTCATAGGAATTCTACCAGATAACCGGTTGCTTGCCATGTCTAGCTCATATAGCCACGTAAGATTGCTAAAGATATCCGGAATTTCTCCAGAGAACAAGTTGCCAGTAACCATAAGTCTTTCTAGTTTCTGAAGTTTTCCAATTGAGTTTGGTATTTGGCCTTCgaaaaaatttttctcaatTGATAAGGACACAAGGTTTTGGTACTTTTCCAATCTTTGAGGGAAGCTACCGGTCAGGAAATtatcataaacacaaaaatgttGGAGATTGACCGAGAGATTTGCGACAGAAGGGGGAAGTTCACCAGCTAATTGGTTAGAATTCAGAAGGATTTTGCTTAGCAGGGTACAGTTTGTAAGGGAGCCAAATACTTGGAAATTCAGTTTTGTTGTAGAAGATAAACTGTTCGCACCAAGGAGTAACTGGACAAGATGTTTCAAGTTACCAAGTAAAGGAATATGCCCAGTGAAATTATTTGAGGAGAGATCAAGGTGTTCAATATATGAAGCATTGGATAAAGAACTTGGTATTGGTCCTTCCAGATGATTGCTGGCCAAGCGGAGATCCCTTATTTTGGGAAGGGTAAGGCCTATATTGGAGGGAAGCTTTCCAACTAGTCTGTTTAGTGTGAGAGATAAGAACTTCAGGGAGGaaatgttgaaaattgaaaagggaATCTCACCACTTAATTGATTCTCCGAGAGTTGAAGAGTGACAAGATTATTGAGACGACCCAACTCATTTGGAATTTCGCCAGATATCTGAGTTCTTGACATGTTGAGAACGGTAAGAGTGGAGAGATTGCCAAAAGTAGAGGGAATTGCACCAGTAAGATTGTTCATGGACGCGTCAAGAACTTTCAGTCTATGAAGTCGGCCTAGTTCACGAGGAAGATGACCAGTAAGTTTGTTGTTCCGAAACATTATAGTTTCAAGCCTACGACAATGAGATAGACTGATAGGGATCGTGCCATTAATTATGTTCCCCACGAGAATTATATGCTGAAGGCTAGTAAGATGGCCAAGCTCAGAAGGAATTTGACCAAACCAAGTACAGTGAGAATAACTTATATTCCACCCAGACAGAGCATTTTGGGGATCAGACACCAAGGATTTGAAAGATAAGAGTACTTCTGTTTCGGTGCCAGAGTCAATACCCCCTACCTTTCTCGCACTATAGCAAgcgaaaatttgaaaaaagaggATGAAAAGCATTAACGAGAAATGAAAATGCCTCATTGTTTTTCAATGTATGTATTAACTGGAGAATGCAGCAAATTAATGAAGTATGCTGCAATCACCAGTTGTAATGGTTTGATGTTTTGAGCCCACCTGGATTGTGTTCTTATAATGTTTGCTGGAACATTGGTCTGGTGAGAGAAGTCACTTTCCTCCTAATTGGGAATTGGACTATGGCTTTTTCCTCCTAATTGTAcagaacttgaatttgaaaatatcaGCCTGCGTGCATTTCACTGCAAAAAGTTGAGGAGACAATTCTTGACGGAGGtttgataaaaaacaaattttgataaaaatgaCCAAGTCATCATAAGTTTCCTAGACGCTGCATATCAATGAAGATTGAAGATATTGACAGATATAGCTTCTTTAGTATGGCACCAGGAAGACCATTCTTTATAAACGTTTGTAGAAAATTCAACATGAAGGAATATAGATGCATACATGTGATCCTACGACAACAGGTCCATGATAATTATTCTTTGTTATCAGGCTAAAGACGTAAATTAGTTTTTCATGTATGAGAATTTTGAATGTAAAtctttttttcaagaaaaaaaaaaaaaaaaaattgtactaattGAGCTACTTGGAGTATTGGATTCATATAGTGTGTACAAATTATATTATCATAAATAGGACCGTCATGCCATTGTCTGGAAACTTGGTTAAAAAGATTGCTACTGCAATGAGGTCAGTAATTGGTACTCTTGATGCTAAAAAtagcttttagttttttccATTTCTAAAAATTATCTCCGACTCAATTTCAGAGACTAAAACAGGCTTGCTATGTTGataaagtttacaaaataatattatttcaaTACTGGTTTTCTTCTATAGGAgcaactaattttaatttttagatt contains these protein-coding regions:
- the LOC126717337 gene encoding probable LRR receptor-like serine/threonine-protein kinase At3g47570, producing the protein MRHFHFSLMLFILFFQIFACYSARKVGGIDSGTETEVLLSFKSLVSDPQNALSGWNISYSHCTWFGQIPSELGHLTSLQHIILVGNIINGTIPISLSHCRRLETIMFRNNKLTGHLPRELGRLHRLKVLDASMNNLTGAIPSTFGNLSTLTVLNMSRTQISGEIPNELGRLNNLVTLQLSENQLSGEIPFSIFNISSLKFLSLTLNRLVGKLPSNIGLTLPKIRDLRLASNHLEGPIPSSLSNASYIEHLDLSSNNFTGHIPLLGNLKHLVQLLLGANSLSSTTKLNFQVFGSLTNCTLLSKILLNSNQLAGELPPSVANLSVNLQHFCVYDNFLTGSFPQRLEKYQNLVSLSIEKNFFEGQIPNSIGKLQKLERLMVTGNLFSGEIPDIFSNLTWLYELDMASNRLSGRIPMSIATCQRLEMLVLQRTALSGSIPKQIFELPQLKFLLLANNSLSGFLPDEFGHLRQLEFMDISGNQLSGNIPAITERYSILQYLNIARNRITGSIPKSLENLAALESLDLSSNNLSGLIPTELENLNALQMLNLSFNSLEGEVPKNGVFANISWDSLQGNKQLCVFDHETAEKLRVTTCVTKTKSNSDLVLKVIIPTSSFIVLVCASCLVCAVITKKKRKTINNQSSSSELKGLPPRLSYSEIQLATNGFDTKNLIGRGAFGSVYRAVFSTGESGIHTTVAVKVLDLTQSKASKSFVTECEALRNIRHRNLVKVFTSCSSIDHTGAEFKALAMEFMSNGNLDKWLYPEDVECGSTLTLTQRLNIAIDVASALDYLHHDCGPPVVHCDLKPGNVLLDEDMTAHVGDFGLARFLSHDSSQTGSSTIGLKGSIGYIAPEYGLGGKASTSGDVYSFGILLLEMIIAKKPTDGIFQEGLSINKFISEVHESKILDIADPKLFKDNESFLQNSSANYSSGDDSSSKNKNNIAFRGEECVASMVRVGLSCAADSSKGRFTMREALSKLQEIKRCSSG